In Phocoena sinus isolate mPhoSin1 chromosome X, mPhoSin1.pri, whole genome shotgun sequence, a genomic segment contains:
- the LOC116747580 gene encoding thyroid transcription factor 1-associated protein 26-like codes for MAPVRHAARGQTGSFGSRGEGVSLVGFRNKNMKRRTWRPNHLQAFAGSVREGQGFAFRRKLKIQQNYKKLIWREKKAKTSRESQFTDQYPDHLKHLYLAEEERLRKQLRKADRSLLEQVDQPLSEEQVDQPLSEEQCSTDQALSEEHCSIEQPHPEEQCSIRINSITIPKKNKKKTSNQKAQEEYEQIQAKRAAKRQKFERRKQEREEAQRLYKKKKMEVFKILSKKTKKGQPNLNLQMEYLLKKIQEKN; via the coding sequence ATGGCGCCGGTAAGGCATGCAGCAAGGGGCCAGACAGGGAGCTTTGGGTCGCGTGGCGAAGGAGTTTCACTGGTCGGATTCAGAAATAAGAATATGAAACGGAGGACGTGGCGACCTAATCATCTGCAGGCCTTCGCGGGGAGCGTTCGCGAGGGACAAGGCTTTGCATTtcgaagaaaactaaaaattcagcaaaattaCAAGAAATTGATATGGAGGGAAAAGAAGGCTAAAACCTCACGGGAATCCCAGTTCACGGATCAGTACCCTGATCATCTGAAACATCTCTATTTAGCTGAAGAGGAAAGACTCAGGAAGCAGCTTAGAAAAGCTGACAGGTCTTTGTTAGAACAAGTTGACCAGCCTCTGTCAGAAGAACAAGTTGATCAGCCTTTGTCAGAAGAGCAGTGTAGCACTGACCAGGCTTTGTCTGAAGAACACTGTAGCATTGAGCAGCCTCATCCAGAAGAACAATGTAGCATAAGAATAAATTCCATTACtattccaaagaaaaataaaaagaaaacatcaaatcaAAAAGCACAGGAAGAGTATGAGCAGATACAAGCTAAGCGTGCTGCTAAGAGACAAAAATTTGAGAggagaaaacaagagagagaagaagCTCAAAGGctctacaaaaagaagaaaatggaagtgtTCAAAATATTGAGCAAAAAGACTAAAAAGGGGCAACCAAACTTGAATTTACAAATGGAGtatcttctaaaaaaaatacaagaaaaaaattag